The following are from one region of the Sandaracinus amylolyticus genome:
- a CDS encoding sensor histidine kinase, whose amino-acid sequence MGVRAAYGVPGYRLGLLDVVLTVAVLTMTMGTISIAFRARVRAGDSVSRAMAFATMVSCGVLTVVYVGYGLLRRQYPSLVELEAFAPDSLDFQIVTALADGIPVVMLWAAALLYPAALRSAEDQLRSVEGARREAELLRLRSNLEPHFVLNTLNTIAGLVGRDPHAARRLIGVLGDLFRDATHDAREHSLREEFAWLQRYSQILEARYGDVIAFEWKLGDTTAAIGVPRLLLQPLVENAVAHGALPRGGGGVVKITAYCAGDSLIMEVWDNGKGFSTESRRIGARGLEIAERRAMLEAPGSQLDVERREGWTVVSVSMPLRGSVPALVRAG is encoded by the coding sequence GTGGGAGTCCGTGCCGCGTACGGCGTGCCTGGATATCGACTCGGTCTGCTCGACGTCGTGCTCACCGTCGCGGTCCTCACGATGACGATGGGCACGATCTCGATCGCGTTCCGCGCCCGCGTTCGCGCAGGTGACTCGGTGTCGCGCGCGATGGCGTTCGCGACGATGGTTTCGTGCGGCGTGCTGACCGTCGTGTACGTCGGATACGGGCTCTTGCGCCGACAGTACCCATCGCTCGTCGAGCTCGAGGCGTTCGCGCCCGACAGCCTCGACTTCCAGATCGTCACCGCGCTCGCGGACGGCATTCCCGTGGTGATGCTCTGGGCTGCCGCGCTGCTCTATCCCGCCGCGCTGCGCTCCGCAGAGGACCAGCTCCGCAGCGTCGAGGGAGCTCGCCGCGAAGCCGAGCTCCTGCGGCTCCGGTCGAACCTGGAGCCGCACTTCGTCCTCAACACCCTCAACACGATCGCAGGCCTGGTCGGGCGCGATCCGCACGCGGCGCGCAGGCTGATCGGCGTGCTCGGCGACCTGTTCCGCGATGCGACGCACGACGCGCGCGAGCACTCGCTGCGCGAGGAGTTCGCCTGGCTCCAGCGCTACTCGCAGATCCTCGAAGCCCGCTACGGCGACGTGATCGCGTTCGAGTGGAAGCTCGGCGATACGACCGCCGCGATCGGAGTGCCTCGCCTCTTGTTGCAGCCGCTGGTCGAGAACGCCGTCGCGCACGGCGCGCTGCCCCGGGGCGGCGGTGGAGTCGTGAAGATCACCGCGTACTGCGCGGGCGATTCGCTGATCATGGAAGTCTGGGACAACGGCAAAGGGTTCTCGACCGAGTCCCGGCGCATCGGCGCGCGAGGACTGGAGATCGCCGAGCGACGCGCCATGCTCGAGGCACCGGGGAGTCAGCTCGACGTCGAGCGGCGCGAGGGCTGGACCGTGGTCTCGGTGAGCATGCCACTGCGGGGCTCGGTCCCTGCGCTCGTTCGAGCTGGCTGA
- the fni gene encoding type 2 isopentenyl-diphosphate Delta-isomerase has translation MSPPHDEQAQLIEGRKQDHIRLCVDRHSEFRRKSTLLEEVDLVHHALSERRVSDVDLRTTFLGKTLRAPIVISAMTGGTADARAINRDLARAAETLGIAFGLGSQRAMALRPESADTYEVRDVAPSTVILGNLGIVQARAMSTDDVRRLVERAQVDALCIHLNPAMELIQPHGDRDFTDGLRTLERLVRELPTPVVVKETGCGISLGVARAVREVGVRAVDVSGAGGTSWVAVEARRVSGATKRLGEALWDWGIPTAPSVVWAAEAGLEVVATGGLRTGIDVAHALALGATLGGLAAPVLRAQQEGGYDGAVEYLRDVIDAVRAITFLTGSESPSRLRDVPRVMGPRLNAWLSAEGRAR, from the coding sequence ATGTCCCCGCCTCACGACGAACAAGCGCAGCTGATCGAAGGGCGCAAACAGGACCACATCCGACTCTGCGTCGATCGTCACTCGGAGTTCCGGCGAAAGAGCACGCTCCTCGAGGAGGTCGATCTCGTCCACCACGCGCTCTCGGAGCGGAGGGTGAGTGACGTCGATCTCCGCACCACCTTCCTCGGCAAGACGCTGCGGGCGCCGATCGTCATCAGCGCGATGACCGGTGGCACGGCGGACGCTCGCGCGATCAATCGTGATCTCGCGCGTGCCGCGGAGACGCTCGGCATCGCGTTCGGGCTCGGGTCACAGCGCGCGATGGCGCTGCGTCCGGAGAGCGCGGACACGTACGAGGTCCGCGACGTCGCGCCGAGCACGGTGATCCTCGGGAACCTCGGGATCGTCCAGGCGCGCGCGATGTCGACCGACGACGTGCGCCGCTTGGTCGAGCGTGCGCAGGTGGACGCGCTGTGCATCCACCTCAATCCCGCGATGGAGCTCATCCAGCCTCACGGCGATCGCGACTTCACGGACGGGCTGCGCACGCTCGAGCGCTTGGTGCGGGAGCTGCCCACGCCGGTCGTCGTCAAAGAGACGGGTTGTGGGATCTCGCTCGGTGTCGCTCGCGCGGTGCGTGAAGTCGGCGTGCGTGCAGTCGACGTCAGTGGTGCCGGCGGCACGTCGTGGGTGGCAGTCGAGGCCCGGCGCGTCAGCGGCGCGACGAAGCGTCTGGGCGAGGCCCTGTGGGATTGGGGCATTCCGACGGCGCCATCGGTCGTCTGGGCTGCCGAGGCCGGACTGGAGGTCGTCGCGACGGGGGGGCTCCGAACCGGCATCGACGTGGCGCACGCGCTGGCCCTCGGCGCGACGCTCGGCGGCCTCGCGGCGCCCGTCCTTCGCGCTCAGCAGGAAGGTGGATACGACGGAGCGGTCGAGTACCTGCGCGACGTCATCGACGCGGTGCGCGCGATCACGTTCCTCACCGGGAGCGAGTCACCGAGTCGGCTGCGGGACGTCCCGCGCGTGATGGGGCCGAGGCTGAATGCGTGGTTGTCGGCGGAAGGGAGAGCGCGATGA
- a CDS encoding polyprenyl synthetase family protein, producing MRRLFEALLARRELERATFAGRCAAGDVMSIDRERESFEALLDATRRAVDAELEARFDVLCERAARYGPATFATARSLRAITLRGGKRFRPAMLAAAYVAAGDDDDVRAVTKAGVALELLQSYFLIHDDWMDQDETRRGGPSVHAELGRTFESEHAGAVSAILAGDLAIALAQSELLSQQGPSDRIAECARIFASTQSDVVFGQILDVHAAALGREDVELVHSLKTASYTALGPVRMGAALASATSSVRVALDRYAGPLGIAFQLRDDLLGVFGDPRVTGKPVGADIRRGKRTALVLDLFEDDVSRPLLSRVFGRVDASDGEIEQVVSQMIERGARARLQSRLEELLTQSRDALRDAPLRERGRSALLGALTALGQRSR from the coding sequence GTGCGTCGACTATTCGAAGCGCTTCTTGCTCGGAGAGAGCTCGAGCGCGCGACATTCGCTGGTCGATGCGCTGCGGGCGACGTCATGAGCATCGATCGAGAGCGTGAGTCGTTCGAGGCGCTCCTCGACGCGACCCGCCGCGCGGTGGACGCGGAGCTCGAGGCGCGGTTCGATGTGCTCTGCGAACGTGCGGCGAGATATGGCCCGGCGACCTTCGCGACCGCGAGGTCGCTCCGGGCGATCACGCTGCGGGGCGGCAAACGATTTCGTCCTGCGATGCTCGCGGCGGCGTACGTCGCAGCCGGCGACGACGACGACGTGCGCGCGGTGACGAAGGCGGGCGTCGCGCTCGAGCTGCTCCAGTCGTATTTCCTGATCCACGACGACTGGATGGATCAGGACGAGACGCGACGAGGCGGACCGAGCGTGCACGCGGAGCTCGGCCGCACGTTCGAGTCGGAGCACGCAGGCGCGGTGTCCGCGATCCTCGCCGGTGATCTGGCGATTGCGTTGGCGCAGTCGGAGCTGCTCTCGCAGCAGGGCCCGTCCGATCGGATCGCGGAGTGCGCGCGCATCTTCGCTTCCACCCAGAGCGACGTGGTGTTCGGGCAGATCTTGGACGTGCACGCGGCCGCGCTCGGTCGCGAGGACGTCGAGCTGGTGCACTCGCTGAAGACTGCGAGCTACACGGCGCTGGGTCCGGTGCGGATGGGCGCAGCGCTCGCGTCGGCCACGTCGAGCGTGCGCGTCGCGCTCGATCGTTATGCCGGCCCGCTGGGGATCGCGTTCCAGCTGCGGGACGATCTGCTCGGCGTCTTCGGCGATCCCCGAGTGACCGGCAAGCCCGTCGGCGCCGACATCCGTCGTGGAAAACGCACTGCGCTCGTCCTCGATCTGTTCGAGGACGACGTGTCTCGCCCGCTCTTGTCCCGGGTGTTCGGGCGCGTCGACGCGAGCGATGGCGAGATCGAGCAGGTCGTCTCGCAGATGATCGAGCGCGGGGCGCGGGCGCGGCTCCAGTCACGTCTGGAAGAGCTCCTGACGCAGAGTCGAGACGCACTGCGCGACGCTCCGCTTCGCGAGCGCGGGCGGAGCGCATTGCTCGGTGCGCTGACCGCGCTGGGTCAGCGATCGCGATGA
- the mvaD gene encoding diphosphomevalonate decarboxylase yields the protein MHAVAEARANIALVKYWGKADPELNLPAVPSLSITLAGLTTRTSVRFDPSLRRDWVRLDGREADSRTVERVSRHLDRVVSESGARALFAEVEGHNDFPTAAGLASSASGFAALTLAAAAAAGRELDRSALSVLARRASGSAARSLFGGLVVLDRGAAGDPWSSVARPAGEHADWNDLRLVIGVVSEQAKSTSSTSGMTRSEESPYYPAWVASATRDVNEALDAIAHRRIDALGEITERSALRMHACAMSADPGVVYLRGPTIEGLHAIRELRRSGVAAWFTCDAGPHPKALTNDRDAGAVARALASVPGVQRVLTLSPGAGAELVEARQ from the coding sequence ATGCACGCTGTCGCCGAGGCGCGCGCGAACATCGCGCTCGTCAAATATTGGGGGAAGGCGGATCCGGAGCTGAACCTGCCTGCCGTTCCCAGTCTCTCGATCACGCTGGCGGGGCTGACGACGCGAACGTCGGTGCGATTCGATCCGAGCCTGCGCCGTGACTGGGTTCGCCTCGACGGGAGAGAAGCGGACTCGCGGACCGTCGAGCGCGTGTCGAGACATCTCGATCGTGTCGTCTCGGAGAGCGGGGCACGTGCTCTGTTCGCAGAGGTCGAGGGTCACAATGATTTCCCGACGGCGGCGGGGCTCGCCTCGTCGGCTTCGGGGTTCGCCGCGCTCACGCTGGCGGCCGCAGCGGCTGCGGGACGTGAGCTCGATCGCTCCGCGCTCTCGGTGCTGGCCCGACGAGCTTCGGGATCGGCGGCTCGATCGCTGTTCGGCGGCCTGGTCGTGCTGGACCGTGGCGCTGCCGGAGACCCGTGGTCCTCGGTCGCGCGCCCTGCCGGAGAGCATGCGGACTGGAACGATCTCCGGCTCGTGATCGGAGTCGTCTCGGAGCAGGCCAAGAGCACGTCCTCCACGTCCGGAATGACGCGCTCGGAGGAGAGTCCGTACTACCCGGCGTGGGTCGCGAGCGCGACGCGCGACGTGAACGAGGCGCTCGATGCCATCGCGCACCGTCGCATCGACGCGCTCGGCGAGATCACCGAGCGGAGCGCGCTCCGCATGCACGCGTGCGCGATGAGCGCCGATCCTGGTGTCGTCTATCTCCGCGGCCCGACGATCGAGGGCCTGCACGCCATCCGCGAGCTGCGCAGGAGTGGTGTCGCTGCGTGGTTCACCTGCGACGCCGGCCCTCATCCCAAGGCACTCACGAACGATCGCGACGCCGGCGCAGTGGCTCGGGCGCTCGCGAGCGTTCCTGGTGTGCAGCGCGTCCTGACGCTCTCGCCCGGCGCGGGCGCCGAGCTCGTCGAGGCGCGCCAGTAG
- a CDS encoding hydroxymethylglutaryl-CoA reductase, degradative, translated as MTDSLRWSERAHGKIILFGEHAVLYGRPGLVAAIERGVSVSVAPGTGRLSVSTPGRDSSDGDHGRIATAFDEILRVAGVARSALHWDFHVEFELPPGTGLGSSAAFSTALARAVLRAATGSRDPQSIAASANAAEAVFHGQASGIDQAIAQHGGLALYTTADGLRRFPASSAPALRLCVGFTGHTRSSRSMIARVRSQLEREPQRVLASFDRIATCVADGARAITDGDLAALGGAMTRNHQELDWLGVSSVEIEALREIALEHGALGAKLTGAGGGGCVIAVAPDLERVREAWARAGLHAFITTLDRSSDASVDEPGSSQRARGDRASSRIPGFYELTLSERRNELVQRGKLDEGDAALLDRGSLSFEIADQMVENVVGLYALPIGLGLNFRVDGKDHLVPMCVEEPSVVAAASNAAKLVRAGGGFFTETDPPVMIGQLQVLDVADTGAAERRLDEHRERLLRRADEILASLVRRGGGARGLEARVLAPSRPGAPGMVVVHLHVDCRDAMGANMVNTLAESLAGDVASILGGRPGLRILSNLADRRMVRARCSIPARALDTTRWQGEEVRDGIVRASQFAELDPYRAATHNKGVMNGIDAVTIATGNDWRAVEAGAHAYAARRNRYEPLAIWRVGRDGSLDGSLAMPMAVGTVGGTSRVHPGARLAVKILGVTSAQELAGVIASVGLASNLAALRALACEGIQRGHMSLHNRSQVMAAE; from the coding sequence ATGACGGACTCACTGCGTTGGAGCGAGCGCGCACACGGAAAGATCATCCTCTTCGGCGAGCACGCCGTGTTGTACGGACGGCCCGGGCTCGTCGCGGCGATCGAGCGCGGCGTCTCGGTCTCGGTGGCTCCGGGCACCGGACGGCTCTCGGTGTCGACGCCCGGTCGTGATTCGAGCGACGGAGACCATGGCCGGATCGCGACGGCATTCGACGAGATCCTGCGTGTGGCCGGAGTCGCGCGCTCCGCGCTCCACTGGGATTTCCACGTCGAGTTCGAGCTGCCGCCGGGGACGGGATTGGGCAGCTCGGCCGCGTTCTCGACGGCGCTCGCGCGGGCCGTGTTGCGCGCGGCGACGGGAAGCCGGGATCCGCAGTCGATCGCCGCGAGCGCGAATGCGGCAGAGGCGGTGTTCCACGGCCAGGCGTCGGGCATCGATCAGGCGATCGCGCAGCACGGTGGCTTGGCGCTGTACACGACGGCCGACGGATTGAGGCGCTTCCCGGCGTCGAGCGCGCCGGCGCTCCGCTTGTGCGTCGGATTCACCGGACACACCCGGAGCAGCCGCAGCATGATCGCGCGCGTCCGCAGTCAGCTCGAGCGGGAGCCCCAGCGGGTCCTCGCGAGCTTCGATCGCATCGCGACGTGCGTGGCCGACGGCGCTCGCGCGATCACCGACGGCGACCTCGCCGCGCTCGGTGGAGCGATGACCCGCAATCACCAGGAGCTCGATTGGCTCGGGGTCTCGAGCGTCGAGATCGAAGCGCTCCGTGAGATCGCGCTCGAGCACGGTGCGCTCGGTGCGAAGCTGACGGGCGCGGGCGGCGGTGGATGCGTGATCGCGGTCGCGCCGGATCTCGAGCGCGTCCGAGAGGCCTGGGCGCGCGCCGGGCTCCACGCGTTCATCACCACGCTCGATCGTTCGAGCGACGCGAGCGTGGACGAGCCGGGGAGCTCGCAGCGCGCGCGGGGGGACCGAGCCTCGTCGCGCATCCCCGGCTTCTATGAGCTCACGCTGAGCGAGCGGCGGAACGAGCTGGTGCAGCGCGGCAAGCTCGACGAGGGCGATGCAGCGCTGCTCGATCGCGGATCGTTGTCATTCGAGATCGCCGATCAGATGGTCGAGAACGTCGTGGGCCTCTATGCGCTCCCGATCGGGCTCGGGCTCAACTTCCGCGTCGACGGGAAGGACCATCTCGTCCCGATGTGCGTCGAGGAGCCGTCGGTCGTCGCCGCTGCGTCGAACGCCGCGAAGCTGGTGCGCGCGGGGGGCGGGTTCTTCACCGAGACCGACCCGCCGGTGATGATCGGACAGCTCCAGGTGCTCGACGTCGCGGACACGGGCGCCGCGGAGCGACGCCTGGACGAGCATCGCGAGCGCCTCTTGCGACGCGCCGACGAGATCCTGGCCTCGCTGGTGCGCCGCGGGGGAGGCGCACGGGGGCTCGAGGCCCGCGTGCTCGCTCCGAGCCGACCCGGCGCGCCGGGCATGGTCGTGGTGCACCTCCACGTCGACTGCCGCGACGCGATGGGCGCGAACATGGTGAACACCCTCGCCGAGAGCCTCGCGGGCGACGTCGCGTCGATCCTCGGCGGGCGACCGGGCCTGCGCATCCTGTCGAATCTCGCCGATCGCCGGATGGTGCGAGCACGCTGCTCGATTCCCGCGCGGGCGCTGGACACGACGCGCTGGCAGGGCGAGGAGGTTCGCGACGGGATCGTGCGTGCGAGTCAGTTCGCCGAGCTCGATCCCTATCGCGCAGCAACTCACAACAAAGGTGTCATGAACGGCATCGACGCCGTGACCATCGCCACCGGCAACGACTGGCGTGCGGTCGAGGCGGGCGCGCACGCCTATGCGGCACGCCGCAATCGATACGAGCCGCTCGCGATCTGGCGTGTGGGCCGCGATGGGTCGCTCGACGGAAGTCTCGCGATGCCGATGGCGGTCGGGACGGTCGGCGGCACCTCGAGAGTGCATCCGGGGGCGCGCCTCGCCGTGAAGATCCTCGGTGTGACGAGCGCGCAGGAGCTCGCGGGAGTCATCGCGTCCGTCGGGCTCGCGTCGAACCTCGCCGCGCTGCGCGCCCTCGCGTGCGAGGGAATCCAGCGAGGACACATGTCCCTGCACAACCGCTCTCAAGTCATGGCGGCCGAGTGA
- a CDS encoding hydroxymethylglutaryl-CoA synthase family protein: MRRTFGIDAYSLYVPRLYVDLTQEWCAVRAPQLGIGSPDLLRGKLVAGIGIRKMAVADGHEDAATMAAMAAKQLIDATGIDPSDIELLSVGTETTVDQSKSIAAYVLGMLERHYGKSLRHVGTPQVQFACIGATYALESAVNHLRAGENTRPYAIVIATDISKYRLRSPGEYTQGAGAVAMLVSESPRLLALDPGVVGTATRDARDFFRPNWSRTATVDGKHSIDVYLSCLEDALREHLDRAGARRGLEPGIASVRQLLAEFDSFLFHVPFPRMAEYAAARVFRLMWEGSESHGERMRELAAGLAPDDTRELEKRLMKTDFFRAHFERTVAPSLELPGEIGNVYSASLYLAFASMTDAARRDGVDLTGRRVLLCSYGSGASAKVFSGTVGPEWKRVAARHYGTELRPVSEGGRRIAISVAEYERLHEHEEVVASAEAANGAGEEIVLVGPPPSVHPPRDEFVLQRLGRLSTPELTDHGYRYYQYLSNDGAGEQEVA; this comes from the coding sequence ATGCGACGGACGTTCGGAATCGACGCTTATTCGCTGTACGTGCCGAGGCTGTACGTGGATCTGACGCAGGAATGGTGCGCGGTGCGCGCGCCGCAGCTCGGCATCGGCTCGCCCGACTTGCTGCGTGGGAAGCTCGTGGCGGGGATCGGGATCCGCAAGATGGCGGTCGCCGATGGCCACGAGGACGCCGCGACGATGGCGGCGATGGCCGCCAAGCAGCTGATCGACGCGACGGGAATCGATCCTTCCGACATCGAGCTGCTCTCGGTCGGGACGGAGACGACGGTCGACCAGTCGAAGTCGATCGCCGCGTACGTGCTCGGCATGTTGGAGCGACACTACGGGAAGTCGCTCCGTCACGTCGGCACGCCGCAGGTGCAGTTCGCATGCATCGGCGCGACCTATGCGCTCGAGTCGGCCGTCAATCATCTGAGGGCGGGCGAGAACACGCGTCCCTATGCGATCGTGATCGCGACCGACATCTCGAAGTACCGACTTCGCAGCCCCGGCGAGTACACCCAGGGCGCGGGCGCGGTCGCGATGCTGGTCAGCGAGAGCCCGCGGTTGCTCGCGCTGGATCCCGGCGTCGTCGGAACTGCCACCCGCGACGCGCGCGACTTCTTTCGTCCGAATTGGAGCCGCACGGCGACCGTCGACGGGAAGCACTCGATCGACGTCTATCTCTCGTGCTTGGAGGACGCGCTGCGCGAGCACCTGGACCGCGCTGGTGCGCGGCGCGGCCTCGAGCCGGGGATCGCCTCCGTGCGCCAGCTCCTCGCGGAATTCGATTCGTTCCTGTTCCACGTCCCGTTCCCGCGCATGGCGGAGTACGCCGCCGCGCGCGTGTTCCGCCTGATGTGGGAGGGCAGCGAGTCCCACGGCGAGCGGATGCGAGAGCTCGCGGCGGGGCTCGCGCCCGACGACACGCGGGAGCTCGAGAAGCGCCTGATGAAGACGGATTTCTTCCGTGCGCACTTCGAGCGGACGGTCGCGCCTTCGCTCGAGCTGCCCGGTGAGATCGGCAACGTGTACTCGGCGTCGCTCTATCTCGCGTTCGCCAGCATGACGGATGCCGCGCGCAGAGATGGAGTCGACCTGACGGGGCGACGAGTCCTCTTGTGCTCCTACGGGAGCGGCGCGAGCGCGAAGGTGTTCTCGGGCACCGTCGGTCCGGAGTGGAAGCGAGTCGCGGCGCGCCACTACGGCACCGAGCTCCGTCCCGTCTCCGAGGGTGGCCGGCGCATCGCGATCTCGGTCGCCGAGTACGAGCGCCTGCACGAGCACGAGGAGGTCGTCGCGAGCGCGGAAGCGGCGAACGGAGCCGGCGAGGAGATCGTGCTCGTCGGCCCGCCTCCGAGTGTGCATCCGCCGCGCGACGAGTTCGTGCTGCAGCGCCTCGGGCGGCTGTCGACGCCGGAGCTGACGGATCACGGATACCGGTACTACCAGTATCTGTCGAACGACGGCGCCGGCGAACAAGAGGTGGCGTGA
- a CDS encoding efflux RND transporter periplasmic adaptor subunit encodes MRTEPWFVWIALFALGCSERAGAASAAVGRAPIEIQVVTAVADETPDVLRLNGEVAAWRTAELAPLVSGQVSEIVADTGTLVRQGDVVLRLRDTAARDATAAAEAMLRQARASVREGAGDTATVRSARARRDASHDGWERVRALAAAGSASERDLVQAEAGLRSAEAELEEALNSERAARAAARVAGAGLRERQRELADTELRAPFDGEVAARSVEVGEVVGPERSVVRIVETLPLRVRLAIPQPQVGLVREGAAVEIGSPSFSSQHWTGTVRRLAPVLDPEARTLEAEVWIEADVSGDARLRPGMWVSAAVRTGRTTSRVRVTETALRSRAGIHRVFVVQDGRVEERLVHLSDRRDGQAWVDIGLHDGEVVVVMPPATLRDGDSVVIAGEST; translated from the coding sequence ATGCGTACCGAGCCCTGGTTCGTGTGGATTGCCCTCTTCGCGCTCGGATGCAGCGAGCGCGCGGGCGCAGCCAGCGCTGCAGTCGGGCGCGCTCCGATCGAGATCCAGGTCGTGACGGCGGTCGCCGACGAGACACCCGACGTGCTGCGGCTCAATGGCGAGGTCGCGGCGTGGCGCACCGCAGAGCTGGCGCCGCTCGTCAGTGGCCAGGTCTCGGAGATCGTCGCCGACACCGGAACGCTCGTGCGCCAGGGCGATGTCGTCCTCCGGCTCCGCGACACCGCGGCGCGCGACGCGACGGCCGCCGCCGAGGCGATGCTGAGGCAGGCGCGAGCATCGGTTCGCGAAGGTGCCGGTGACACCGCGACGGTGCGCTCGGCTCGCGCCCGGCGCGACGCGAGCCACGACGGCTGGGAGCGTGTTCGCGCGCTCGCGGCCGCGGGATCCGCGAGCGAACGCGACTTGGTCCAAGCCGAGGCGGGCTTGCGCTCGGCCGAGGCCGAGCTGGAGGAAGCGCTGAATTCCGAGCGCGCCGCGCGTGCGGCGGCGAGGGTCGCGGGCGCCGGACTGCGCGAACGACAGCGAGAGTTGGCAGACACGGAGTTGCGCGCGCCATTCGATGGTGAAGTCGCGGCCCGGAGCGTCGAAGTCGGAGAGGTCGTCGGTCCCGAGCGCAGCGTGGTGCGGATCGTCGAGACGCTGCCGCTCCGGGTGCGGCTCGCGATTCCGCAACCTCAGGTCGGGCTCGTGCGCGAAGGAGCGGCAGTGGAGATCGGCAGTCCGTCGTTTTCTTCGCAGCACTGGACTGGCACCGTGCGGCGCCTCGCACCGGTGTTGGACCCGGAGGCGCGAACGCTGGAGGCCGAGGTCTGGATCGAGGCCGATGTGTCCGGAGACGCGCGATTGCGGCCCGGGATGTGGGTCAGCGCGGCAGTTCGCACGGGGAGGACCACGAGCCGAGTCCGCGTGACCGAGACCGCGCTGCGCAGTCGTGCCGGCATTCATCGTGTCTTCGTCGTGCAGGACGGACGTGTCGAAGAGAGGCTCGTGCATCTGTCCGACCGCCGCGACGGTCAGGCCTGGGTGGACATCGGTCTCCACGACGGCGAGGTGGTGGTGGTGATGCCGCCCGCCACGCTTCGCGACGGCGACTCGGTCGTGATCGCCGGAGAGAGCACGTGA
- a CDS encoding LytR/AlgR family response regulator transcription factor yields the protein MTERLRALVLEDEWSARSYLIELLHETKRVQVVAGVATLAQATEALAEEATLGLDVAFVDIRLASESAPDAGVAWIRSLEGHPSPPGLVIASASREYALEAYRLGVLDYVLKPYTAERVAQCVDRLVRLRAPRPVTSVVARRVVAREKRTLVFLDRDEVWAFEADARLSYVHCARGRLDLDVALTAIEGSLGPPFLRVHRNWLVNGDAVRGMARDSGETSLLVGSPDAPLRIPVARDRATMVRDALLEGAVGLKRS from the coding sequence ATGACGGAACGTCTACGTGCGCTGGTGCTCGAGGACGAGTGGTCTGCACGCAGCTATCTGATCGAGTTGCTCCACGAGACGAAGCGAGTCCAGGTCGTCGCGGGCGTCGCGACCCTCGCGCAGGCGACCGAAGCGCTGGCCGAAGAGGCGACGCTGGGGCTCGACGTCGCGTTCGTCGACATTCGTCTCGCGAGCGAGTCTGCCCCCGACGCCGGCGTGGCGTGGATTCGCTCGCTGGAGGGCCATCCCTCGCCGCCCGGCCTGGTGATCGCGAGCGCATCACGCGAGTACGCGCTCGAGGCATATCGACTGGGCGTGCTCGACTACGTCCTCAAGCCGTATACGGCAGAGCGCGTCGCACAATGTGTCGATCGACTAGTGCGCTTGCGCGCGCCGCGTCCCGTGACGTCCGTCGTCGCACGCCGCGTCGTCGCGCGGGAGAAACGCACGCTCGTGTTCCTCGATCGCGACGAGGTCTGGGCGTTCGAGGCCGACGCTCGTCTGTCGTACGTGCACTGCGCGCGCGGCCGGCTGGACCTCGATGTCGCGCTGACTGCCATCGAGGGCTCGCTCGGTCCGCCGTTCCTGCGGGTTCACCGCAACTGGCTCGTCAACGGCGACGCCGTTCGCGGCATGGCGCGCGACAGCGGCGAGACATCTCTGCTCGTCGGCTCTCCGGACGCGCCGCTTCGCATCCCGGTCGCCCGCGATCGCGCGACGATGGTGCGCGACGCGCTGCTCGAGGGCGCGGTCGGTCTCAAGCGCTCGTAG